From Argopecten irradians isolate NY chromosome 2, Ai_NY, whole genome shotgun sequence, the proteins below share one genomic window:
- the LOC138313988 gene encoding vasopressin V1a receptor-like — protein MRYALNTELRSGRISRLTSMEANESFDTEAGRLYEWNSSISSSLLPNNIILGLYLTIGLLGNLSVLYVYIFKMENKKDVRYFIPVLAVTDAIASLAGCGVSLLTNIYPVMFPVAGLCECLWFFACVVLIWSGLLNLVIAYQRYMKICRLGKNMTLGFRRKTLVITGTVSTVLSLPSWAFFARVPVFNYKTNVTGNRCGSRYATDLTFKALIYIYQGINGMLSLVIVIGIIVFYSSVGSTLYKQENRLKRHVSSKVPASPSRKSADVAPWRESLDIPINGQSKGMTKNDLIVRDSNTIEAPKTETCRLTEELGKHDSLSSNLEREPSSKSQAARYRVTYMFMTLALAYILCLVPTFAVNLSKDIESNEFWMNFNNDEAYSLAIMFCLRLHLLNNVMNPFIYFTFDKHFRREVIKLSCFNRCFRYRR, from the coding sequence ATGCGTTATGCCCTGAACACTGAACTGAGATCAGGACGCATCAGTCGGTTAACCAGTATGGAAGCGAATGAAAGTTTTGATACAGAAGCGGGACGACTATATGAGTGGAATTCTAGTATATCTTCCTCCCTACTCCCGAACAACATTATCTTGGGATTATATCTCACCATAGGATTACTGGGAAACCTCAGCGTGTTATACGTCTACATCTTCAAAATGGAGAATAAGAAAGATGTGCGTTATTTCATTCCAGTTCTTGCTGTGACGGACGCCATTGCTAGTCTGGCCGGATGTGGAGTGAGTCTGTTGACCAATATCTATCCAGTTATGTTTCCGGTAGCAGGTTTATGTGAATGTTTGTGGTTCTTTGCGTGTGTTGTGTTAATATGGTCCGGTTTATTAAATCTTGTGATAGCGTATCAACGTTACATGAAAATATGCCGCCTCGGTAAAAATATGACGTTGGGGTTTCGACGGAAGACGCTTGTCATTACTGGTACGGTGTCCACAGTGTTATCGCTACCTTCGTGGGCTTTCTTCGCCAGAGTACCAGTGTTTAACTACAAGACTAATGTGACCGGTAATCGATGTGGGAGTCGATATGCAACCGACCTTACCTTCAAAGCATTGATTTACATCTACCAGGGAATTAATGGCATGCTCAGTCTTGTGATAGTTATAGGAATAATAGTATTTTATAGCTCTGTGGGATCAACACTTTACAAACAGGAAAATCGTTTAAAACGCCATGTAAGTTCAAAAGTGCCTGCTAGTCCAAGCAGAAAGTCGGCCGACGTAGCGCCATGGCGGGAGTCGCTGGATATACCCATCAACGGGCAATCTAAAGGTATGACGAAAAACGATCTCATAGTTAGAGACAGTAATACAATCGAAGCTCCCAAAACTGAAACGTGTAGGCTTACAGAGGAATTAGGCAAACATGACAGTTTATCATCTAACTTAGAGCGGGAACCGTCCTCTAAGAGTCAGGCTGCTCGCTATAGAGTTACATATATGTTCATGACCCTGGCTCTCGCCTACATCCTGTGTCTGGTACCGACATTTGCTGTGAATCTTTCCAAAGACATAGAATCTAATGAGTTTTGGATGAATTTCAACAACGACGAAGCCTATTCCTTAGCAATAATGTTCTGTTTACGACTTCACCTATTAAACAACGTCATGAACccctttatatattttacatttgataaacattttagGAGAGAAGTTATCAAATTATCCTGCTTTAACCGATGTTTTAGATACAGAAGATGA